The sequence below is a genomic window from Acetobacter vaccinii.
CCACAACCCGGTCTATCGGCCGCTCGGCCATGGTTTCGGCTTGCGCGACCGTGGCACGGATGGCGGCTTCGGCATCGCGCAGGTCGGTGATTGCGCCGTTACGCACCCCTGCGGAGCGCCGCCAGCCATAGCCTGTGACCCGTAGTGTGCCGTTAGGTTCGCCCTTGCCGATCAGGCAGCTGATCTTGGTCGAGCCAATATCAAGGACCGCGCAGTAGCCATGCCGCCAGACGTGGGGGCGCTTGTTCTTCTCGCTGGGGGGGAGGGGCAGGGATGTGTCACCACCACTCATGCGCAGGTGTGATGCGGTGGACCCCGCGCGCTTTTTGCGCCCGCGCCCGCCAAGCCCGCCCGCCATGGAAGGGGATGTCCACACTGTCTCAGTCATGCTGTGCGTTTTCCGTCTGGGGGTGCCGCGTGGTGTCGGGGGCTGCGGGTTGCGGGTGTGCGGCAGGCGTAGTGCCCCCTGTCGGGGGGGCAGTGTCAGCCGGGGTGGGGGCAGGGGTGGGGCGCTCGCGAATGGTCAGCCTGTCGGGCAGACGCATGTCTATCAGCAGGACGGGTCTGTCCAGCAGGCGGGTCGTGGCGTCCAGCTTGGCCAGTCGGTGAATGGCAGGTTCTTCCTCGCCCTCGGGTAAAAGCACGGTTGCGCCGTCGCGCAGGGTCAGGTTCCAGCGGCGATTGCTGACCCGGACCGCCGCAGTAACGCGTGACTTCACCTCTGGTTCCTGCGCCAGCAGGTCAATCAGGGTAGCGGCGGCCTCATTCGCGCCATCACCCACAACAAGGGGCAGGCGGGTAAAGGCTGTGGCGTCCTTGCTGCTGGAGCCTTGGTCCGGCACGCGCTGGCCCTGCCGGTCAATGAGCATGAACTGTCCCTGATGCTGCCACACGGCATAGGGGGGACGTTCGACAATCTGCACCTCGATCTCACCTGACAGATGTCGGGAGACCGCAACATGGTCAATAAACGGCAGGGTGTTCAGCTTGGCGCGGGCACGCAGCACATTAAAGCTCAGCACCGGGTCGCCCACACGCACACCCAGCGCCTGACGGATGGCGGCCTCGTCCGTCAGTTGTGCCCCTTCTATACGGATATTGGTAATCCGCAGGGCGGCTGTGCCGAGCAGCCTGTCACGCAGGGGCAGGATTCGGTCCTGCACTGCGGGCACCTGCACGGCAAACCAGGCTCCGCCCCCAAGGGCAGCCATCATGGCAAGCCCCAGCAAGGGCCGCAACAGCCGCTTCTGGCGGCGTATGAACAACCCGCTGCGGGATGGACGGTCCTTGGGAGAGGAGGGGCGTTGGTTCATGCCCGGCAGGTAGCCTGTGCAACAAGCCAGCCACACAGTTCGGGGTAGCTGATCCCGCAGTAGGCTGCCTGTTCTGGCAGGAGCGATGTTTCCGTCATGCCCGGCTGGGTGTTGACCTCCAGCAGCACAAGGCGCGGCTTGCCGGGCTGGGTGTCATCAAGGCGGAAGTCCGATCGGCTGGCTCCGGCACACCCCAGCACGTGGTGGGCGGCAACGGCGACTTCCATGGCCTGACGGGCTGTTTCCGGGTCGATCTGGGCAGGCAGCACATGGCGGGAGCCACCGGCTGTGTATTTGGCGGCATAGTCATAAAAGCCGGTGCCATCACCACAGGGTGTAATGTCGGTGACGGTCAGCGCCCGTTCCCCCATGACCCCGACTGTAATTTCCCGACCGGGGATAAAGGCTTCCACCAGCGCGTAGGGGCCGAAACGCCAGTCCTGCGCAATTTGCGCGCGCGTGTTGGAGCCGGGGTGAACAATGGAAACCCCGACCGAGGAGCCCTCGCTCACAGGTTTGACCACATAGGGGGCAGGCAGAGGGTCGGCGGCGGCAAGGGTGGCAATATCCACCATCCGCCCTTCGGCCACGGGCAGTCCTGCGGCCAGAAAGGCAGCGCGAGCGGCCTCCTTGTTCATGGCCGTGGCTGAGGCCCGCACGCCAGAATGAGTGTAGGGGATGCCGAGCCAGTCCAGTACACCCTGAATACAGCCATCTTCACCAAAGCGGCCATGCAGGGCGTTAAAAACGACATCGGGTTTTTGCTGGGTCAACTGGCTGACCAGGTCCGCCAGATCAGCTCCGGCATCGAGTGTCTGCACCTGATAGCCAAGGCTTGTCAGGGCTGCGGCCACCCCCGCGCCGGAAGACAGGCTGACAGCCCGCTCGGAAGAAATCCCGCCCATGAGCACGGTGACGCGTTTTGTCGTGGTCATTGGGGCAAGGCCTCCGTTCTGCCGAGTCGTTTGATTTCCCAATGCAGGTGCACACCACAATGCTGGGCTACTCTGGTGCGGACATCCTCACCCAAAGCTTCAAGCTCTGCGGCAGTGGCCGTGCCCAGGTTGATGAGAAAGTTGCAGTGCTTCTCGCTTACCTGTGCCCCGCCCAGTTGCAGGCCACGACAGCCTGCGGCGTCTATCAGTTCCCACGCTTTCAGGGCGCTGACTTCGGGTTCGGGATTGCGGAAAGTGGACCCTCCGGTTCTTGCCCGTACGGGTTGGGACAGTTCCCGCGCGGCAC
It includes:
- a CDS encoding cell division protein FtsQ/DivIB, translating into MNQRPSSPKDRPSRSGLFIRRQKRLLRPLLGLAMMAALGGGAWFAVQVPAVQDRILPLRDRLLGTAALRITNIRIEGAQLTDEAAIRQALGVRVGDPVLSFNVLRARAKLNTLPFIDHVAVSRHLSGEIEVQIVERPPYAVWQHQGQFMLIDRQGQRVPDQGSSSKDATAFTRLPLVVGDGANEAAATLIDLLAQEPEVKSRVTAAVRVSNRRWNLTLRDGATVLLPEGEEEPAIHRLAKLDATTRLLDRPVLLIDMRLPDRLTIRERPTPAPTPADTAPPTGGTTPAAHPQPAAPDTTRHPQTENAQHD
- a CDS encoding D-alanine--D-alanine ligase, whose amino-acid sequence is MTTTKRVTVLMGGISSERAVSLSSGAGVAAALTSLGYQVQTLDAGADLADLVSQLTQQKPDVVFNALHGRFGEDGCIQGVLDWLGIPYTHSGVRASATAMNKEAARAAFLAAGLPVAEGRMVDIATLAAADPLPAPYVVKPVSEGSSVGVSIVHPGSNTRAQIAQDWRFGPYALVEAFIPGREITVGVMGERALTVTDITPCGDGTGFYDYAAKYTAGGSRHVLPAQIDPETARQAMEVAVAAHHVLGCAGASRSDFRLDDTQPGKPRLVLLEVNTQPGMTETSLLPEQAAYCGISYPELCGWLVAQATCRA